ATAACTTGAAAGAAGCAAAAAAATACAGTAAACTATAAAAGTAAGCCTTTTCAGTCTTATAGAAAAATTAAAAGGATATTATGATGATTAAGAAACTTACTGCACTTGTATCACTAGGTTTGGCTGCGAGCTTGATGGCTGCTTGTTCAAATGATAAAGCTAGCCAAAATGAATCTAGTTGGGACAAGGTTAAAAAAGCTGGTGTATTAGAAGTTGCGACGCCTGGAACGCTCTATCCCACGTCATATTATGACGATAATAAAAAACTTATCGGCTATGAAATTGATATGATGAATGAGATTGGTAAGCGTCTTGATATCAAGGTGAATTATCAAGAAATTGGAGTAGCTGAAGCTTTTACCTCTGTTGATAGTGGGAAAGTTGATGTTGCTGTCAATAATTTTGATACGACACCAGAGCGCCTTGAAAAATATAATTTCTCGATTCCGTACAAGTATTCAGTTGGTGGAATGATTGTTCGCGAAGATGGTTCTTCTGATATCAAAGCCAAAGATCTATCTGACTGGAAAGGCAAAAAAGCTGGTGGTGGCGCTGGAACTCAGTATATGAAAATTGCTGAAAAACAAGGTGCTGAGCCTGTCATCTATGATAATGTTACTAACGATGTTTATCTTCGTGATGTATCAACAGGACGTACAGATTTCATACCAAACGATTACTATACTCAAAAAGTAGCTGTTAAGTTTGTTACTAAACAATACCCTGATATTAAAGTTAAAGTTGGAGATGTCAAATACAATCCAACAGAACAAGGGATTGTTATGAGTAAAAAAGATAAATCTCTTAAGAAAAAACTTGATGGTGTGATCAAAGAGATGAAAGAAGATGGCACGCTCAAGAAGATTTCTGAGAAATATTACGCTGGTCAAGACCTAACAGAACCAGAAAAGGGAACTGAAGATTTACCAACGATTGATGTTTCTAAAAAATAAGAAAAATGATTTGAAGACTGGGAGATAACTCGGTCTTCTCTTTTAATAATAACTGGGAGAATTTATGTCAATTAACTGGCAAGCATTATTTAATCTGGATCTAGCTATTGAAGCGGTCCCTGTCATTTTAGAAGGGCTTCCTTATACCCTCGCCCTATCTTTAATCGGTT
The sequence above is drawn from the Streptococcus pluranimalium genome and encodes:
- a CDS encoding transporter substrate-binding domain-containing protein, with the translated sequence MKKLTALVSLGLAASLMAACSNDKASQNESSWDKVKKAGVLEVATPGTLYPTSYYDDNKKLIGYEIDMMNEIGKRLDIKVNYQEIGVAEAFTSVDSGKVDVAVNNFDTTPERLEKYNFSIPYKYSVGGMIVREDGSSDIKAKDLSDWKGKKAGGGAGTQYMKIAEKQGAEPVIYDNVTNDVYLRDVSTGRTDFIPNDYYTQKVAVKFVTKQYPDIKVKVGDVKYNPTEQGIVMSKKDKSLKKKLDGVIKEMKEDGTLKKISEKYYAGQDLTEPEKGTEDLPTIDVSKK